cactgcCGCCCTTAGACGATCAAGTCTTCGGTCCATCTCTCTTGCCAGGAACGTCTCCAAAACTCAGATGTACGTCTTTACACATCGCTGTTATCGTCTTTTGAAGTAGACGCCAAGGATTGGTCAAAACAGAAAAAGGACCTAGCTAATATAAAATCTTTCCTAGCTCTCGCACTGCTCTTCAACCTCGGGCCAACATTGTTTTCCGTTCCAGTTtccactcttcatctctcctcctcggtaCGTTCCTCATCGCAAGTGTCTTCTTTGACTAAATCCCAACTTCAGCGGAGACCGTCAAGGTTCCACAGATGGTCAGCGACTTATCAACCGTGCGAGAACTGTGACTGACACGTGATATTTATTAGGCTGAGTCCATCACGGAAGGCACTCTGAAACAATGGAGCAAGCAAGTCGGTGATTTTGTCAAACAAGACGAGGAGATTGCTACCATTGAGACCGACAAGGTGGGTTTTACATGTGCCTTTCCATGTACAAGCATTTTACAACAAAGCTGACCtttgtcatcttcttcagatTGATGTCTCAGTCAACGCTCCTGTTTCCGGTACTATCACTGAACTCCTTGCCGAGGAGGAATCTACTGTCACTGTTGGCCAAGATCTTCTGAAGATTGAACCGGGAGAGGGTGGCGCTCAGTCCTCAGAGTCCAAGCCTCAAGCCAAGTCTGAGCCTAAGAatgctgaagaaggcaaCAAGGACGAAGCGGCCCCTGCCGCtggcaaggagaagggagccGGTGAGGAGGCACTCGCCAAGCATGAGGAAAAGGCGCCCAAGTTGGACAAGGCTGAGGCTGAAAAGCCTGCTCCAAAGAAACAGGAGAAGCCTTCCCCTAAGCAGGAGCCTCAACCTGAGAAGGCTGTTGGAAGCAGGAATGAAACCAGGGTCAGTTTTGCTTGTTCAAGAAAAGGCCTACAACTGACCTGTTTCGTCTCATCCATAGGTCAAGATGTCCCGAATGCGACAAACTATTGCCCAACGTCTCAAGGCGTCCCAAAATGCGGCCGCTTCCCTTACTACCTTCAACGAAATTGACATGTCTTCCCTTATGGAATTCCGAAAACTTTACAAGGATGGCGTCCTGAAGAACGAGGGTGTCAAGCTTGGTTTCATGTCTGCTTTTGCCAAGGCCTCTTGTCTTGCCCTTAAGGAAATTCCCGCCGCCAATGCTAGCATTGAAGGCGACTCCATCGTTTACAGGGACTATGTTGACTTGTCTGTCGCCGTTGCCACTCCTAAGGGTCTGGTGACTCCCATTGTCAGGAACGCGGAAAGCATGGGTCTCGTCGAGATTGAAAAGGCGATTGCTGATTTGGGTAAGAAGGTATGTCTAGTGGGACGGAGTCGCACAAATAAACGCTGAGCTTTCATTTGTTTCTAGGCTCGAGACAACAAGCTTAGCATCGAGGACATGTCCGGCGGTActttcaccatctccaatgGTGGCGTCTTCGGTTCTCTTTACGGTACCCCCATGTAAGTCAACTTGGTGCTATCTAGTACTTGGCTGACTTCCTTTCTTCAGTATCAACTTGCCTCAAGCTGCCGTGCTTGGTATGCACACTATCAAGGAGAAACCTGTGGTGGTGAATGGCCAAATCGTTATCCGGCCTATCATGGTTGTTGCTCTTACATATGACCATCGATTACTCGACGGCCGGGAAGCCGTCACTTTCCTCGGTGAGCATTCTCGTATGGGATAGCTTCCGACGCGTGTGCTGATACCCCATGCCAGTTCGTATCAAGGAATACATTGAGGACTCCAGGAGGATGTTGCTTCCGTCCCCTATCTAAGCTTCAATGGTCGTCACAGGCGTAGTGCTAGGAGTCGCATAGTACAGGTTCACCAGTATTTCATCCATGCAGCAGTCATAGTCTATAAGACCTTGTGCAATGGCGCGGTGTCTGTGTTCTTTGCTTTGTGATTAGCGGTGAGGTGTATCATGTGCAGTTTGCAGAGGGCGTGAGACAAGCAATTTTTCTTGTTGTAATGGATGGTTCAATCTGCTACCAGTGGAGTAaatgagggagaaggggcTTTGGGGACACGGTAAAAAGTAATGACGTCATCGATGTAGATgaccatcatccaaagcCCTGTCGTGTTTGGCGTGTTTGCTGCCAGTGTTCCTGACCCCTTTACGCTATATAATTATTGATTTTTGCATTAGGCAGTCATGTCCTCATAAATTACATCCACGCTCATTCAGCTTCCATCCCTGCAGTCATTATACCCAATTCGGTGAAATTTTACCCAGCAAACTGAAATCTGGTTCACAATTCCCTCGTAAACAGTCATCCAGCACATTCTAGTACAGCTTCCCTCCAGTCACTGCAATCCTATAGTATAGCCGAATCAAAACCGCATTGGTTCTGTATCTATCGAAAGGGCCGCCAACTTATACACGGAGTCGCCTTCTATTATCGAAATTGGGAAATCAGTCATTGTCATTGTAACATTTCGAGGAAGCCCTAACAAAGTTTGTTGAAGGCCGGCCACAATGTCGTGAGTCTTTCACTGTACAGGAGACGTCTCATAAGGAGGTATCTCATTAGTAACTGATTTACTAGGAGCacagctgctgctgcacaATCAGCTTCGACTTCGTCCTTCGTCACATCTCTCATCGTA
This window of the Cryptococcus neoformans var. neoformans B-3501A chromosome 2, whole genome shotgun sequence genome carries:
- a CDS encoding hypothetical protein (Match to ESTs gb|CF194315.1|CF194315, gb|CF192717.1|CF192717, gb|CF190007.1|CF190007; HMMPfam hit to 2-oxoacid_dh, 2-oxoacid dehydrogenases acyltransferase (catalytic domain), score: 450.6, E(): 1.7e-132; HMMPfam hit to Biotin_lipoyl, Biotin-requiring enzyme, score: 85.5, E(): 1.3e-22); this encodes MIRTSSRAIASSSTAALRRSSLRSISLARNVSKTQISRTALQPRANIVFRSSFHSSSLLLAETVKVPQMAESITEGTLKQWSKQVGDFVKQDEEIATIETDKIDVSVNAPVSGTITELLAEEESTVTVGQDLLKIEPGEGGAQSSESKPQAKSEPKNAEEGNKDEAAPAAGKEKGAGEEALAKHEEKAPKLDKAEAEKPAPKKQEKPSPKQEPQPEKAVGSRNETRVKMSRMRQTIAQRLKASQNAAASLTTFNEIDMSSLMEFRKLYKDGVLKNEGVKLGFMSAFAKASCLALKEIPAANASIEGDSIVYRDYVDLSVAVATPKGLVTPIVRNAESMGLVEIEKAIADLGKKARDNKLSIEDMSGGTFTISNGGVFGSLYGTPIINLPQAAVLGMHTIKEKPVVVNGQIVIRPIMVVALTYDHRLLDGREAVTFLVRIKEYIEDSRRMLLPSPI